The Hymenobacter oligotrophus genome segment CAGCGGATTAGGCTGGATATCGAAGCTGGTGGCAGTGCGGCCCGAATACATTTTTCTGGCCATCAACGTGGTGCTGGCGGCGCTTTATGTGTACGTGCTGTGGCCCAACTTTATCGGGGCCCAAACCTACCGGCCCCGCGGCTGGCTAATGCCGCTGCTCATCATCTTCGCCCTCAATATGCTGTTTATGGTATTGCTGCGCTACGCCGGCGTGGCCATACCGGGCCTCGGCCAGTAACCCAGCGCCTAGGTATGCCGCTGCTGCCGCTTGCCATGCCCCGCGCCGACGTGCGCTTCCAAAACGACTTTCTGCCCCCCAACGAAGCCGCGGCCTTGTTTCTGGAGCTGACCAACGGCATTGCGTGGCGGCAAGAAGCAATTCACCTGTTTGGCCGCGCGGTGCCGCAGCCCCGCCTTATTGCCTGGCACGGCGACGCCGGCGCTACTTACCGCTACTCGGGCTTGCAGCTGCAGCCCGAGCCGCTCACGCCTGTGCTGCATGCCTTGCGCCTGCGCCTGCAGCAAGCCACCGGTGCCGCGTACAACAGCGTGCTGCTCAACCTCTACCGCCACGGGCAAGACAGCATGGGCTGGCACGCCGACGACGAGTCCGAACTTGGTCCCGCTCCCGTTATTGCTTCGCTGAGCCTAGGTGCCACGCGGCGCTTTCGGTTTCGGCCGCGTAGCGGGGCCGGTTTCGAAGCGGCGCCCGTGTCGCTCGAGTTGCCCGGCGGCAGCCTGCTGCTGATGCAAGGCCCCACGCAGCACAACTGGCAGCATGCCCTGCCTAAAACGGCCCGCTCAGTGGGTCCGCGTATCAACCTCACGTTTCGTCGCATCGTGGCCTAGGTGGCGGCGGGCGCAACGGCGCGCACGAAAAAGCCGGCCCCGCACTGCGGGGCCGGCTTTTTTGTGCGGTGGTAATGGCGTGCTTACTTCAGCTCGATAAGCAAGCCTAGGTAAGCTAGGCGGCCGATGCCGGGGCCACCGTATACCTGCACGTTGTTGTTGTTGAGCAGGTTGGAAGCACCCAGTTGCAGCGTGGTGCCCAGCTTGGGCAGCGTGTAGCCGGCCGAAGCATCAAGCGTGCTGTAGTCGCTAACGGTGCCGGTGGCAAAGGGCATTTCCTGCAAGTGGCGCTCCACCCAGCGGTAGTTTACGTTGTAGTGGAAGTGCTGGCCCACCTGGCCTTCGGCGCCCACGTTATACTTGTGCTTGGGCGTGTTGAAGAACGTTACGAAACCTTGGGGCAGGTTGTCGCGGTCGAGCACGTTCAGCGAGTAGTTGGCCGAGAGGTGCAGGGCCTGAGCGGCGTAGTACGTAAGGCCCACGGCGCCGCCGCGCGTGTGCACCTCCTGCTCGTTGTTGTTGTACACAAACAGGTAGCGCGTGGGCTGGCCCGGCCCAAAGTTGGCGCGCTGGGCCGTTTGCAGCTGCTGCTGCGTGGGGCGCGTGCCATCGGTGTTGCCCACAAAGTAAGTGGCCCCGATGAAGTCGTTGTAGCGGCTGGTGTAGAAGTTTACATCGGCGTACAGCTTGGGCAGAATAACGCCTTTGTAACCCACCTCCAAGGTGTTTACGCGCTCCAGACCTAAGGGCTTCACGTTCAGCTCGAAGGTGCTGAGCGGCGCCGTGCCAAGCGGCTGGCCCTGGCTGTTCACGAGGCTGTAGCCCTGGTAGCCGTTGCCGATGTTGCCTTGGTACACACGCCCGATAATATCCACCTGCGTGTATTGCTCCAGCTGCGCCGGGCTGCGGAAGGCCGAGCCAAAGCTGCTGCGGAAGCTGTGCTGCTTTTCGGCACCAAACGAATACACGGCCGACACCCGCGGCGACACAGCCGCCTTAAAGTTCTTGAACTCATCGACGCGGACTGCGGCGGCCAGCTTCAGGTGGTCGTCGAGCAGGGTTTGGGTAGCCTGGGCGTAGGCGCCATACTCGTGGTTGCGGACGCGGTTGCCCGGCGTATCGGCAAAAATGCGGCCGCCCGAGCCTAAGCGGTACGCGCGGTAAGCGGCGCCCACGGTCAACTGCGTAGCCTCGGCCAGCTTAAACTGGCGCTGGCCGCTCACGTCGTGCAAGTACGAGTCGAGGTTCATCTTGGCGCCCCGGTTCACCGGGTCGTCGTTGCCTATGAGTTGCTGGCGCAAAGTGGCAAAGCGCGGATCGGTGCTCTTCAGCATGGTGCGCGCGGCCTCCGCCTGCGCCATAGCCAGGGCCTGCTCCACGGTGCGGTTGGCGCCGCGGGCCTGCTTGTACACGGCGTTGTAAGTGCCAATGTATTGGTCGGCGTAGCTTACCGTGGCGCCTTCCTGAGCCGGGGCAACGGTCAAGAACGAGCCCAACAGGTTCAGCTCGTACGAGTCGCCGCTGAAATCCTTGGTGGTGTAGGCCCGCAAAAAGCCCTTCGAGCTTTTCAGCTCTAGGCGGTATTGGTTGATGCCTAGGTCCTTGATGCGGAAACGGCTCAGGTTTTGGTACGTGGCCGTGCCGGCGGCGCGGCGGGCGCTCAACGTCAGCTTCAAGTCGTCGCGCAGCAAGTACGCGAGGGTACCTTCCACCCGGTACGAGCGGGTCTTGTTGTCGTCGGCAATAAGCTCCTGCTCGGTGTAGCCAGGGGCGTACAGGCGCCGGCCGTACAGCTCGGGGCTGGTGCCGCCGGGCAACTGCTGCTGGGGCGTAAAGGTGTAGCTCAGGTCGCCGTAGCGGTTCACGGCGTCGTAACCCAGGGGCGAGCCTTCGGCGTTGGCCGAGGTGGCGTTGGCCTCGTAGTTGCGGGCTATCCAGTCGTTGGCCGTGAGGTAGCTGCCCGTTACTTTAAAGGCCAGCTTATCGGTAATGCGGCGGGCGTAGCGCAGTTGCCCATCGAGGAAGTTGCGCTGGCCGCCGCGCAGCCGCATCGTCAGCCCTTCGTACACAAACGGGTCCTTCGAGTTAAACAGCACCACGCCGTTGAAGGCGTTAGCGCCGTACAGCGCCGAAGCCGGGCCGTGCACAATCTCGATGCTTTCCATGTCGACCTCCGGAATGCCCACCAGGTTACCGGGGCTGAGGTTGAGCGAAGGCAGCTGCGAGTCGGCGTAGTCGTAGAGCTGAATTACGCGCTCCGATTTGGCCGTGTTGAAGCCGCGCGTGCTGATGGAGGTAAACAGCATCGAGGCCGAGTTCACGTCGACGCCCTTAAACTGGCCCAAACCAGCCAAAATTTCGGGCGTCGAAACGCGCTCGATCTGGCGGCCGGTAATCTTTTCGACCGTTACCGGAGCGCGCATAATTTGTTCCTCCACGCGCGAGGCCGATACCACGGTTTCGTTTAGTTGCTGCGGGCTAGCCGACAGGCCCACGCTCAGTTGGTTATCGGGCAAGCGCAGCTCCAGCTCCTGGGTTTGGTAGCCCACGTACGAAACCACGAGCACCACCGGCTGGCTGCCAAAGGGCGCCTCGAGCCGGAACTTACCGAACTGGTCGGTGCTGGTACCGATAAATGTGCCTTTCACGAACACGGTAGCGCCCGGCAGCGGCATGCCTTCGTCGGTCCGCACCACGCCACCTAGGGCCTGCAGGGCGTTGTCGGCAGCAGAGCGGGGTGGTTGCGCGGCCGGTCCTTTATTGCCCGCCGGGTTGTCGGTTTGGGCCATGGCAACCGGGGTAGCCTGCGTAAGCAAAAGCCCCGATAACATCAGGGGGTAACAGTACTTCATTGCAAAGGGTGTGTGGGGAAATTTGGAAACGGATGTCAAGCTTACTCACGCGCGGCGCAGCACAAGGCTCCAACTCGCCCAACAAGCCGAAATCATAGCCGAATACCGTTGGGCTTTAGCTGGGCAATTGGCCTTAGGTGCCCACAGGCACCAAGCGCGCTCAGGAGCAGCTAGGGCCAAAAGCCAACCGCCCGGCACCGCTGCCGAGGAGGCAGGGTACCGGGCGGTTGGCGCCTGGTAGCGGCTAACGCAGCTGCTACTTAATGTCGACGAGCAGGCCCACGTAGGCCAAGCGGCCAATCTGCGGACCGCCGTAAATCTGCACGTTGCGGCTGTCGAGTACGTTCGAGGCCCCTACTTGCAGCGTGCTCGAGTACTTGGGCAGGGCGTAGCCTACGTAAGCATCCAGGGCGCTGTAATCGCTCAGCTCGCCAACGGCAAACGGCGTTTCGTAGAGGTGGCCTTGGGCCCAGCGGTAGTTCAGCGAGTAGCTAAACTGGCCAGCGGCACCGTTGGCACCCACGTTGTACTTGTGCTTGGGCGTGTTGAAGAACGTCTGGAACTCGGGGTCGGCAATGTTGTCGCGGTCGAGCACGTTCAGCGAGTAGTTGGCCGTCAGGTTCAGGGGTTTAGCCACGTTGTAGCTTAGGCCAATGGCCGCACCTTGGGTGCGCACCTCCTGATCGGCGTTCGTCCATACCTGCAGCACGCGGGTGGGCAGGGCCTTGTTCTGGAACTGCGCGGGCGCGGCGGCCTGCAACTCCTGCGGCGTGGGGCGCGTGCCGTTGGTGTTGCCGATAAAGCGGCGGCCACCAATAAAGTCGTTGTACTGGCTGCGGAAGTAGTTGATGTCGACGCTCAGCTTGTTGGCAAATACGCCACGGTAGCCGCCTTCGTAGGTGCTCAGGCGCTCCAGTTTCAGCGGGGCCAAGTTGATAGCGCTGCCCACGCCTTGCGCCGTGAGGGCGTAGCCTTGGTAGCCGTTGCCCACGTTGCCAAGCAGCAATACTTGGCCTACATCGAGGCGGATGTACTGATCGAGCTGGGTGGGCGAGCGGAAGGCGCGGCCGTAGCTGGCCCGGAAGCTGTGTTGCTTGTTGGCACCGGCCGAGTATACAACCGAGGCCCGCGGCGACACAGCCGGGTCGAAGTTCTTGAAATCATCCACGCGCACGGCCAGCGCCAGCTTCAGGCGGTCGTCGAGCAGTTGGTGCGCCAGCTGGGTGTAGGCACCCATTTCGTGGTTCTGGATGCGCTCGTTGTCGTCCGAAAACAGGTTGCCGTTCGAGCCCAAACGGAATTTGCGGTACGCCGCACCCAAAATCAGGTCGGTTTTGCCACCCAGGCGGAAGTTGTACTGCGCGTTGCCTTCGTTCAGCAGCGAGCTGGCGTTCAGGCGCGCGCCGCGGCCAGGCGTTGCGTCCTTGATAATGGCCGCGCGCAGCTGGCTGAACCGCTCGCTGTTCGGGTCGAGTTGCTGCTTGTTGGCCTCGCGCTGGGCCACCTGCAGGGCTTGTTCGGCCGGAAGGCCGGCTGCACGAGCTTGCTTGTAAGCAAAATTGTAGGTGCCGAAATATTGCTGCGCGTACGACGGAGCGTTGGCACCCTCGGAAGTTGGAGAGGTCTGAAGAAACGAACCTAGGAAACCTAGGTCGTAGCTGCTGTTGCCGAAGTCCTGGGTGGAGGAGCCGCGCAAAAACCATTGCTCGCCCTTCAGTTCGCCGCGGTACTGGTTGGTGCCGAAGTTGCGTAGGCGGTAGCGGCTCGAGCTTTGGTAACTGGCAGTGCCGCGGGCCAGGCTGGCGCTTACGGTGGCCTTCAGCTTATCGGTAAGCAGGTACGATACCGTGGGCACTACCTTAAACGACCGGGCTTTGTCGTCGTCGGCCACGAGCGTTTGCTCGCTAAAGCCCGGCATGAACACCGTTTTGCCCACCAGCTCGGGGCTAACGCCCGTTGGGAAAGGCTGGCCGGTCCGGAAGGTGTTCGACACGTCGCCGTAGCGGTTCACGGCGTCGTAGCCCAAGGGCGAGTTGGCGTCGTTGTTGGTCGGCACCACGCGCTTGCTGGTCGGGTCGAAGTTGTTGGCCAACCAGTCCTGACCGGTGAGGTAGCTGCCTACCACCTTAAGGGCGAGTTTGTTGCCAAACTTCTTGGCGTAGCGCAGCTGCCCGTCGAGGTACGTCCGTTCGCCGCCGCGCACGCGGGCGCTCAGCCCTTCGGTCACAAACGGGTCTTTCGAGTTTAGCAGCACCACACCGTTGAAGGCGTTGGCGCCGTACAGCGCCGAAGCCGGACCGTGAATCACTTCAATGCTGGCAATATCCAACTCCGGAATGCCCGTGAGGTTGCCCGAGTTAACGTTGAGCGAAGGCGACTGGGTATCGAAGTAATCGACCAGCTGAATTACGCGCTCCGATTTAGGAGAGTTAAAGCCGCGGGTGCTGAGGCTGCTCATCACCATGCTGCTCGAGTTCACGTCGATGCCTTTGTAGTTGTTCAGGCTGGCCAGCACATCGGGCGGAGGCACGCGCATAATCTGCTGCGCGCCTACTTTCTCAATGGTTACGGGTGCCTGTTGCAACGATTCTTCCACGCGCGAGGCCGCCACTACCACTTCGTTCAGGGTTACGGCTTCGTTCAGCGTAACCACCACATCGGGAGTGGGCTTAGTCAGTTCCAACTCGCGGGTTTCGTAGCCCACAAACGAGATGGAGATAACCACGGGCCCGCGGCTGAAATCGGCGGGCAGCGAAAACTGCCCTAGGTAGTTGGTGCCGGTACCGATAAGGGTGCCTTTCAAGAAAACAGTAGCGCCGGGTATAGGCTCGCCAGCATCGTTGCGTACGACGCCGCTAACACCGGCTTCCGACTGGGCAAGCGCAGGAGCTGCTAACAGCGCGCCGCCCAAAGCAAGCAGGCAGGGGTATAGTTGCCGCATAAAAAAGGTGTGAAAAAGAAGAAAGAAAAAGCGGAGCGAAGAGTGCCGAAGATCATTCGGCAAACGTGCAAAGATCAGGAACTTTATAGAATTCTATATTCCTCGGAAAAGCACAGCAAGAAATATACAGCCGAGAAGTAATAGTCCAATTCATGATTTTTGTCATAAACCGGGCGGTGGCGCATGCGCGCCGCGAGCCTGCGCTGCTATTGTAGGTTAGAGTAGCCTGAAAGCTGTGTTTCGTGCGAGCTTCCTGTTGCAAAGCCAGAGGTGCTCAATGGGTGGGCTAATAAAGCATCGGTTGGCATCTAAAAACAGGTGGCACAGCTCGGTACACCGGTGGTCGGCTTAGGTCCTTAGTAGGCGGCATCTGGTAATTGCGCCACAAATGCGGGCGCGCAGAAGTACACAAGGGCATACAAAGAACTAAGGAAGATTACGCGAATAGGGCGGTAGCGTAACTGGTTGGCTAGTAGTGCCCAAAGGTAAGCGCAGGCATTGCCGCGGCCAAACAAATGCGCTAATACGATGCTTTTCCGGGCTGAAGGCAGGAGTTTCCTATGTCAACCACCGTATCAAACCACTAATTTGGCACGTTTGCCTGGCCTACCCGCACCCATGACCTCCAACGCTCCCCAACCTGCCGCATCACACAACCAAACTGAAAAAGAGCAGCTTACCGTAATGGGTGGCGGCTTGGTAGGCTCGTTGCTGAGCTTGTACTTGGCCCGGCACGGGCACCGGGTGCAAGTGTTCGAGCGGCGGCCCGATCCGCGCCGGGCTGGCGCCGACGGTGGCCGCTCCATCAATTTGGCGTTGTCGGACCGCGGGTGGCGCGCCCTAGAGGGCATTGGCATTGCCGAAGCCGTGCGCGAAGTGGCCATTCCGATGTACGGCCGCGTGATGCACGACGCGCAGGGCAACCTCAGTTACCAACCCTACGGGCAGCCGGGGCAGGGCATTTACTCGGTGTCGCGCGGGGGGCTAAACCGTCGCCTGCTCGATTTGGCCGAGGCCGAGCCTAACATTCAGCTCAACTTCGGGCAGCAATGCCTCGAGGTGGATTTGCGCGGCCAACAGCTGCACCTGCGCGACGCCGCCACCGGCCAGGAAAAGCACCTAGGGTACCAGCGCCTGTTTGGCACCGACGGCGCCTTTTCGGCTGTGCGCGGCTCCATGCAGCGCACCGACCGCTTCGACTACGCGCAATCATACTTGGAATATGGCTACAAGGAGCTGACCATCGCGCCGGCCGCCGACGGTACCTGGCAGCTCGAAAAACACGCCCTGCACATTTGGCCGCGCGGGCGCTACATGATGATTGCCTTGCCCAACCTCGACGGTACCTTCACGTGCACGCTGTTCTTTCCCTTCGAGGGCGAAGAATCGTTTGCTGCGTTGCGCACGCCCGAGCAGGTGCAGGCATTCTTCGAACGCGTATTTCCGGATGCCGTGCCGCTGATGCCTGAACTCACCGACGACTTTTTTGGCAACCCCACCGCGTCGCTCGTTACGGTAAAGTGCTTTCCGTGGGCGCACCAGGACGATGTGGTGCTGCTCGGCGACGCGGCCCACGCCATTGTGCCGTTTTACGGCCAGGGCATGAACGCCGGCTTCGAGGATTGCACCGTACTGGATGAGCTGCTGCGCCAGCACCCTGGCAATTGGCACGCCGTGTTTCAGGAGTTTCAGCGTGTGCGCAAGCCCAACGCCGACGCCATAGCCGATTTAGCGGTGTACAACTTCGTGGAGATGCGCGACAAGGTGGCCGATCCGAAGTTCTTGTTGCAGAAGAAAATAGAAAGCAAGATTGCCGCGCAGTACCCCGATCAGTGGTTGCCGCTGTATTCGCAGGTTACGTTCTCGCACCGCCCCTACGCCGAAGCCTGGGCCAACGGCCAGCGGCAAGACGCCATTATGGGCCGCCTGATGGCCCACATCCGCACCGAAGAAGACTACGACCGCTCTGAGGTGCAGCAACTGGTGCAGCAGGAAATGGCGCAGGTAGATAAGTAACAGGTTACAGGTAACACAGGACAGACGCCGCTGCCGCCGAGCACGGGCATCGGCCTACACTAGCCAGCCGGCACCTAGGGCCACTGCGGCCCCGAGGCCCAGCCCTGCAGCAACCTGCGCCGGCGTGTGCGCCCGCAACGCCAGGCGGGCCCAGCTCACGGCGGCTGCCACCCCGCCCGCGGCCAGCAGCCACCTAGGGCCACAGGAGCCGATGGGGTAGGGGCCCAGCACCAGCAGTAGCAGCAGGCCCAACGCACCGCCCATGCCGACGCCGTGCGCCGATATTTTCCAGCGCAGCGTGATGCCCAGCGTGAGCACAACGGCCAGCGTAATGCTGCCGAGCATTAGCAACAGCAGCGGGGCTCGGTAAGCTGC includes the following:
- a CDS encoding TonB-dependent receptor translates to MKYCYPLMLSGLLLTQATPVAMAQTDNPAGNKGPAAQPPRSAADNALQALGGVVRTDEGMPLPGATVFVKGTFIGTSTDQFGKFRLEAPFGSQPVVLVVSYVGYQTQELELRLPDNQLSVGLSASPQQLNETVVSASRVEEQIMRAPVTVEKITGRQIERVSTPEILAGLGQFKGVDVNSASMLFTSISTRGFNTAKSERVIQLYDYADSQLPSLNLSPGNLVGIPEVDMESIEIVHGPASALYGANAFNGVVLFNSKDPFVYEGLTMRLRGGQRNFLDGQLRYARRITDKLAFKVTGSYLTANDWIARNYEANATSANAEGSPLGYDAVNRYGDLSYTFTPQQQLPGGTSPELYGRRLYAPGYTEQELIADDNKTRSYRVEGTLAYLLRDDLKLTLSARRAAGTATYQNLSRFRIKDLGINQYRLELKSSKGFLRAYTTKDFSGDSYELNLLGSFLTVAPAQEGATVSYADQYIGTYNAVYKQARGANRTVEQALAMAQAEAARTMLKSTDPRFATLRQQLIGNDDPVNRGAKMNLDSYLHDVSGQRQFKLAEATQLTVGAAYRAYRLGSGGRIFADTPGNRVRNHEYGAYAQATQTLLDDHLKLAAAVRVDEFKNFKAAVSPRVSAVYSFGAEKQHSFRSSFGSAFRSPAQLEQYTQVDIIGRVYQGNIGNGYQGYSLVNSQGQPLGTAPLSTFELNVKPLGLERVNTLEVGYKGVILPKLYADVNFYTSRYNDFIGATYFVGNTDGTRPTQQQLQTAQRANFGPGQPTRYLFVYNNNEQEVHTRGGAVGLTYYAAQALHLSANYSLNVLDRDNLPQGFVTFFNTPKHKYNVGAEGQVGQHFHYNVNYRWVERHLQEMPFATGTVSDYSTLDASAGYTLPKLGTTLQLGASNLLNNNNVQVYGGPGIGRLAYLGLLIELK
- a CDS encoding alpha-ketoglutarate-dependent dioxygenase AlkB family protein; this translates as MPRADVRFQNDFLPPNEAAALFLELTNGIAWRQEAIHLFGRAVPQPRLIAWHGDAGATYRYSGLQLQPEPLTPVLHALRLRLQQATGAAYNSVLLNLYRHGQDSMGWHADDESELGPAPVIASLSLGATRRFRFRPRSGAGFEAAPVSLELPGGSLLLMQGPTQHNWQHALPKTARSVGPRINLTFRRIVA
- a CDS encoding FAD-dependent oxidoreductase; translated protein: MTSNAPQPAASHNQTEKEQLTVMGGGLVGSLLSLYLARHGHRVQVFERRPDPRRAGADGGRSINLALSDRGWRALEGIGIAEAVREVAIPMYGRVMHDAQGNLSYQPYGQPGQGIYSVSRGGLNRRLLDLAEAEPNIQLNFGQQCLEVDLRGQQLHLRDAATGQEKHLGYQRLFGTDGAFSAVRGSMQRTDRFDYAQSYLEYGYKELTIAPAADGTWQLEKHALHIWPRGRYMMIALPNLDGTFTCTLFFPFEGEESFAALRTPEQVQAFFERVFPDAVPLMPELTDDFFGNPTASLVTVKCFPWAHQDDVVLLGDAAHAIVPFYGQGMNAGFEDCTVLDELLRQHPGNWHAVFQEFQRVRKPNADAIADLAVYNFVEMRDKVADPKFLLQKKIESKIAAQYPDQWLPLYSQVTFSHRPYAEAWANGQRQDAIMGRLMAHIRTEEDYDRSEVQQLVQQEMAQVDK
- a CDS encoding TonB-dependent receptor translates to MRQLYPCLLALGGALLAAPALAQSEAGVSGVVRNDAGEPIPGATVFLKGTLIGTGTNYLGQFSLPADFSRGPVVISISFVGYETRELELTKPTPDVVVTLNEAVTLNEVVVAASRVEESLQQAPVTIEKVGAQQIMRVPPPDVLASLNNYKGIDVNSSSMVMSSLSTRGFNSPKSERVIQLVDYFDTQSPSLNVNSGNLTGIPELDIASIEVIHGPASALYGANAFNGVVLLNSKDPFVTEGLSARVRGGERTYLDGQLRYAKKFGNKLALKVVGSYLTGQDWLANNFDPTSKRVVPTNNDANSPLGYDAVNRYGDVSNTFRTGQPFPTGVSPELVGKTVFMPGFSEQTLVADDDKARSFKVVPTVSYLLTDKLKATVSASLARGTASYQSSSRYRLRNFGTNQYRGELKGEQWFLRGSSTQDFGNSSYDLGFLGSFLQTSPTSEGANAPSYAQQYFGTYNFAYKQARAAGLPAEQALQVAQREANKQQLDPNSERFSQLRAAIIKDATPGRGARLNASSLLNEGNAQYNFRLGGKTDLILGAAYRKFRLGSNGNLFSDDNERIQNHEMGAYTQLAHQLLDDRLKLALAVRVDDFKNFDPAVSPRASVVYSAGANKQHSFRASYGRAFRSPTQLDQYIRLDVGQVLLLGNVGNGYQGYALTAQGVGSAINLAPLKLERLSTYEGGYRGVFANKLSVDINYFRSQYNDFIGGRRFIGNTNGTRPTPQELQAAAPAQFQNKALPTRVLQVWTNADQEVRTQGAAIGLSYNVAKPLNLTANYSLNVLDRDNIADPEFQTFFNTPKHKYNVGANGAAGQFSYSLNYRWAQGHLYETPFAVGELSDYSALDAYVGYALPKYSSTLQVGASNVLDSRNVQIYGGPQIGRLAYVGLLVDIK